The Macrobrachium nipponense isolate FS-2020 chromosome 7, ASM1510439v2, whole genome shotgun sequence DNA window ACTAACACCTTGTAGTGTTGCTTTTGAGTGGAAATGCTGCAGGGTTCTTGCTCAAGCTTTTCATAATAGTATACCACTCTACAGACCCTATAGCATTCAAGAGTGGGACCAGGCAGATGTGTCCTTTTGCTATTGCTATAACAAAAAGTGTAAATGATGTAAGCATAACTTGActgttttttaactattttattcTCCAGCTCATTAAAACATCCCATTCAACATTCATCTTGTTTTGTGAAGTGCTTCAGGAATCCTAAGCTGTTGGCAACATTTACTCTGATGTAAAGTGGTGTTTTAACACTAAACATAATAGAAATTATGTAATCAATGGACCAAGGAATAGTAACCACATTCAGAGCATACTACTTACACAAAAAGTTTGTCCAAGTGGTTGATTTGATGGATTTGGATCTGAACAATCCAAATGCTGTAGCATTGAAGTTgagtcacaaaataatgcatgaatgtCATTTGAAGAATGTTTGAAGACATTTTTGAACTTTCAAAAGCTTTAACAATGATGCCACTATTTGATATTACTGATTGGGAAACAGCCAGAGTGAAATGAGTGAAGAGCGTATGAATTCATGAACTTGTTGGTGTTGAGAGTGAAGAGCTTTCCAGCGAGCAGTAGACTGATACTATGGTGGTGCTGATAGTGAAAAGTTTTCCAATGAGCAGTAGACTGATACTCTGGCACCAAGAAATAGCAAAAAGACTGACTGAAATGCCTGCTATCAGTAGCAGCACACAGATGTTAGAAGAAATAGATGCCAGTTACAAGAAATTTCTAAGGGCTGACAGGCAAACCAGGATGTTCCTTGTTGTTACAGAGAAATTTTCTAtttaacaaacaaactaacaaattgAACTAGGTTACTGCTCTAGCTTAAGAGCCATGCACTGAGGCAacaaggccattcagcactttcattgtttttaatttgttaaaacttttctaaattatatatcagtttaaaaaaaattaggtttaaATACTATTTCTGTGGAAAAATTTATCCTCTAGTTATGTAAGCAACAACTCCATACAGtacttttcaatgaaattttgtacAACCTCAAATCTCAAATATACTTCCTAAAAATATTTCTCTGTGTAAAACAGGTAATAATGTAATAGTACCATTTCCTTTAAAAGTACAATATCAGTATTTTCTTTACAGACTGTTCCCCTAGTAATTTACTTATGGCAATGCTATGCAATGAATTTGACCTTCTTTATCTGCTGAAATATATACGTTTACCGGTAAgtgaatcacaaaaatatggaacTGGTGAAATAtgtacaatctagtaatatatgCCACACTGTGATATATCCCCTTTCCTTCAGTACTTTACATTAAAGATGTGAGTAGAATGATTATAGACAATACTCATTCAAATCAAGTTGAGGTCTATATTTAACCACCACTAAGTATATAGTTACTCTAGTGCTACTTACAAGTGGCAACAATGCACTGCATTCTACTAGCTCTTTTTGAGCATCATTAACAGATAAATATTGGTGACCCTTTGCTTTAGCATCTCCACCATCCAACAATTAATTTATGTTCAATGATTtttacattcttatatatatactatatattataatataatatatataataatatatatataatatactatacaattatattatatatatatttatatacatatatatcatatctaataataattaaatatataatcatttttaacATGACTGTTTTGTGCAATTCAGTTAAATTTTCTTGTTATTCGCTGTTCCATTGTAAGTACTTAGTAGAGTGGTGGCATGTACggtatgataaaaataatgctGATAACTCCTACATCACATAAATGTTATTTACTTCCAccgttttgtttttatgtttaacaaAACATCTTGAGAATGGATAAACAGATTTTCAATTTAGCGGAAACATTTACTAAAAGAGTCCCTTCCAGATGATATTTCAGTAAATGTAGATGATTTCTAGGGGAAAATTGGTCAAATCTCTGTTCATACTCAGCAAAACTGAATATTAATCTGTTGGGGATACCCAGTGAATGTTTTGACTGAGTTTCATCTGAATACATTATTGTTGTGAAATTCTGCTTACTTGTGTAGCTGGAAAAAGTAATATGAGaatttttatattcatgtttttttgtcAGGATTCTTTCTTATGGCTAAAAATATGCTCAAGCTTGTGTACAAAAACCCAACTGATGAAAATGTTTTCACTGCATATTCTGTAATCTATTActtacacccttcttttatttgtaattgttgatttttttaaattttcaaattaacCAGTATGCTGTAAAATACAGTATTATTTCAGGGAAATGAACAGGTACACTGTGAGTAAACAATATCtgagatttttttaatgttttcagaaTTTTGATCTGGTGACTGGCCCAAGGAATGGAATTTGCGAAAAACACTTTGCGCCAGATGACATTAGGAAGGGGAAAACTTCAAGTTTGAAGAAAACAGCTGTGCCTGTCCACCTAAGCAAGACTGAAAGGTTCTCAGTTGGTGAGGGTTTGATGCTGAGTAAGGAAGTCAGGACAGATATCACTGTAGGCGAGGATTTAATGTTAAGTAAGGAGACAAAAAGTAGCATATGTAGTGAGAGGGAAATTAAAAATTCTGATGATACAGATTGTGTAGTAGCACAATTAGGTGCTTATTTAACCAATTCTTCTTGCCTGGAAAGTAAAGAAAGAGTTTCTGAACATTATTTAAATGATGATGACAAGTCAAGtgaagtttgttttgtttgtggtaAAGAGGGAAAGAATCATAATTTGTTCTACAATTTGGAAAATCAAGACACTAGTTTTGCTACTAGCATAAGTCTTTTGACAAGGATTGTGGGCAAACCAAAACGGGAAATTTTTATTGTTAGTTTTAAAATCTGTTCTGTTTGTATTAACCTCATCCATGAAGTTTCCAGCatagaagaaaatttaaaaatgaagaaacaaacaaTCAAAGATATGTTTGAAACAACCCTGCTTgcctataaagaaaaaataaggtcTGCAACAGATAGATCAAGTCCCTCAGTTATACAGTCTCATGATGTCAATTACCAAGCATCACCACATAGCAGTGAAAAGGTGTCTCTTTGTTACAAGCCCCCAAACCAGTCAAGATTAAGCTCTAGAAGACAAATTGCCTCTAAAGAATATTATTGTTCTTCTTGTAAAGAATCATACCAAAGTCTTGCACTGTGGGTTCAGCACTGTTCAAAACACACAGATAATGATGAAACTAAGATTGCTGACAATATAAAAGGCTCccacagaataaaaagaaagaaaattggtgttCATAAATGTGATGAATGTGACAAAACCTTTAGCAACAGATTGTCTCTGCGTGAACATGCTCCAGCTCATCAACAAGGTACGGAGTGTAATATTTGTGGCCGTTACCTGAGCACAAAGGCTAGACTAAAAGCCCATTTGTTTAAAATGCATGATATTggggaagagaaaaataaagaaattgagtGTAATGATTGTAAGAAATCTTTTTCAACAAAAGCAGGATTACGATATCATCGTAATGTAATCCATCATGTAGGCACAAAGTATGTTTGTGAACAATGTGATAAAGTATTTTATTATCATGTACCATACAAAAGTCATATGCTTTATGCGCATGGTGAAAAGAAGGTTATTTGCGAAACTTGTGGGGAAAAATTTTATACTGTCGCTAAGTTGAATATTCATATTAATGCTGTACACAGAAGTGCAAAGTCATGGGCTTGTAGAGAATGTAAGTCTAAATTTACTACTGATACTGCATATCGACATCACATGAATGTGAAACACCTAAAGATTCAGCATACCTGTGATTACTGTGGTTCAAATTACCGTAAAAAATCATCCTTAGTTACTCATCTTTTAAAGCATTCCATTTTCATCTGCCAGTTATGTAGAGAAAGATTTTCTCGGACAGATGACTTGAAAAAACATATGTCTGAAGTTCAtggtaaagaaattatattaaaaggaaaaagaaaacacaacaaCCAAACTACACAAAAGAGACGTGAGGagacaataataaatcaaaaaccAGAACAGGAAGAAACAGTCCAACAGAATGAACATGTGACATCTATTGTTATCAATGATCTTTTGATTGCAGCTGATTCGTACAATAATGGTGGTCTTCAGTCTTTCACGTTATCAGAATGTGAAAAATTGCCAGAAAAACAAGATTACTCCACTGGTGAGGAACTTAAGGTTGAGCCTATGGGTATTATAGATACAACCTCAGATCTTCAGTCAGTTGATGCGGTGCAGTTTGATACAGTAGAGTCTTTACAAATAAAAGCATCCCCAGACCAAATTGAAATGGCCCCTGGGGTGTCGCTCATCAATGTGCAAATTCTTGGGGATATGGAAATTTCCCAGAGTGACACTCTCGATTTGAAAACCAGCATGCTTGCAGATGCTGCTGAGCACATGTCTCATGACAGTCAgttagataatgaagataatattaCCAGCCGGTTGGGTGTAGAGACCCATCACCTTACAGCAAGTGAGCTTTCTGTAGGTAATGATCTAGGTTCATCAGATCACACGCTGGATCCCTCAGATCATTTGGAGACACCATGCCATTTAGAAGTTACAGGCACCTTGGATGCTGCTGCTCACCTTGAAGTCACACATCAGTTAGATACTTCTCATCAACTTCAGGTTGAAAGCAGAGGGCATTTGGAGGTTCCTAGACACCTTGAACCCGACAGCCATATGAATGCAACAGATACCCTTGAAGGTGTTAATACTCTTGACTCAGGAGACAGAGAGTCAGATCCTCGTTGTCTTGAAACTTCCAACACCCTAAAGACATCCGAACACCTTGAACCAAAGGGTCATCTTGATATTTCATCCCATATTGGTGATGAAACACTTGACCCCAGCCGCCTTGAAGCAACAGACCAGTGTTCATTACCATCAATGATAAGTCAGATAGACAATCAGGTGACTGAAGAAATAGCCTCTCACATGAGTCCTCACATACATGATATTGAAAGTGATGTTGATAATGAAATTACTTCACATATGAGGACAGACATTCATGATATTGCTTCAGAAGTCAGTTCACAGATGGTTGACCCAGTTAGTGAAGATATGGCAACACATATGCAAGCTCAAATTGATCAGATATCTGCTAATGTGGATGAAGTTGCTGATGATATGGTTACACAAATTGATCCTGGCATTTCAGCAATAGGTGATGAAGTAAGTAACCAAATTGTGGACCATGTAGAAACACGCATTAGCCCCAACATTGATCCAAATATAGTTCAAGAAGACAGAGACATGGTAGACCAGAGTTTAGATAAGCAGTTGGAAAAAATGGACAGTGTGGAATTAGAGCCCTTTTCTGTTACCTTAGATCAAAAAAATGTTCAGTAtcaatatgtaatgtatatttctGCTTCAACTGAAGATAGTAATCAAGGAGACTAAGAGCCGATGTACTTAGACCAAATTATTTTTGCTGTCTTCAACAGTACCTTTAGGCACCTCATTCCTCACACTCATAATagcagaaatttgaaaatgaatttagggAAGGTAATTCAGAAAATGTGGATAAACAGCAAATAGACACTTGCTCATACTCTTACTCTGGTAGGTTTATTCCTTATTGTAACCCATTGCCACTTTCACCAGTCCCCTTAGATCTGTTGATAGTTTCAGTAACTGAAGTTATCATAGATCACTGAAGGAAGTAAATACTTAAAATGCAAGTTTCTATGTacagttttttaaatattatgcCAAACTAGACCTGGGTTATTTTTATATCATCCCCTTTcctaattttacatatatttgtgCATGAACTGTTGACATTAGGAACATGTTGGTTCTGaaattatttctttggtgaccATATACTGCTTATTACAATGAAATTTATAATGTTTAAGTACAAAAAACAAGTAATTACTGATATTGTTGAACCATCTTAAAATTTATCATGTTATGGGAGCTTAAGAGCACTAGACCACCTTAACaagatacatttttaaaaattatacgcAAATATTTAATGTTCCCCATGCCAATAATTCAatagttattatgatttctttgttGTAAAAAGAAATGTTTCACACTATAGAATGGATTTGAGATACCAAGTGCAATGGCAGACCACCTTAGGCCTTTAGTGATAAGGATAATGCAGTAGTACTATTAGGAAGACAGAAAACACTTCCCAGTACACTAGGTTATTTTTTTGCATGAATGACTAGACTTCCAACATAAGTGAGTTAgagtgtatgtaatatatgttggATCAGTACACTATTTTGAAGATTAGGATCAACCATTGTACATCATAATGAACCAGAGGATGCTTTCCAAAAAGAGAAGGATGTATGTACAGGTGTCAAGAGAATTCcaatattagtatgtatatggAAAATGAAGAAGTACTTCagtaatttccttaattaattgTGTAGGAATGCATTTGAGACTAGAGTAAAATACGTCCTTAATCCATGAAATTTAATGCCATGTTCATGCAATTACTGCCAAGTTAAGGTTTTTGTAGGTGATGAGCATAGAGAAAGAATAGGAGGATATGTAGAACAACGTTACAATCATGTTTTCAAATTTATCCAAAGCTATGGGGAAGAGTGCTGGTGAGTTTGTATAATGAAACAGGTTAAAGTTTAGTCATATTATGTGTATTTCTCTAAGTTGGGTATTTGAGTACAAAAGACTATCAACATATGTAGAGCATGATCATTAACAGAGCATGAAGCAAGAATGGAGTATGTACattatatgtattaaaaaatCTGCAAGATGCAGTACAGTATTATTGTGCAAGTACTATATACCTACATGCATGTAAAAGCAGACACAGCTGTTGTGCATGCCTGTAGTGGTGAATATGAGCTCACCAATACCTGGGCAATAGTCAACCTCATGTATTTGAGGAAGATCTGTTGAGTTCCCAGTTTCTAT harbors:
- the LOC135217418 gene encoding uncharacterized protein LOC135217418 isoform X1, giving the protein MPKCFYLSVSDIPVGNGIMPRKCIMCGAPQSFHLPVFPFPKSHHERAAWIAVVQQVIPDFTDPQNFDLVTGPRNGICEKHFAPDDIRKGKTSSLKKTAVPVHLSKTERFSVGEGLMLSKEVRTDITVGEDLMLSKETKSSICSEREIKNSDDTDCVVAQLGAYLTNSSCLESKERVSEHYLNDDDKSSEVCFVCGKEGKNHNLFYNLENQDTSFATSISLLTRIVGKPKREIFIVSFKICSVCINLIHEVSSIEENLKMKKQTIKDMFETTLLAYKEKIRSATDRSSPSVIQSHDVNYQASPHSSEKVSLCYKPPNQSRLSSRRQIASKEYYCSSCKESYQSLALWVQHCSKHTDNDETKIADNIKGSHRIKRKKIGVHKCDECDKTFSNRLSLREHAPAHQQGTECNICGRYLSTKARLKAHLFKMHDIGEEKNKEIECNDCKKSFSTKAGLRYHRNVIHHVGTKYVCEQCDKVFYYHVPYKSHMLYAHGEKKVICETCGEKFYTVAKLNIHINAVHRSAKSWACRECKSKFTTDTAYRHHMNVKHLKIQHTCDYCGSNYRKKSSLVTHLLKHSIFICQLCRERFSRTDDLKKHMSEVHGKEIILKGKRKHNNQTTQKRREETIINQKPEQEETVQQNEHVTSIVINDLLIAADSYNNGGLQSFTLSECEKLPEKQDYSTGEELKVEPMGIIDTTSDLQSVDAVQFDTVESLQIKASPDQIEMAPGVSLINVQILGDMEISQSDTLDLKTSMLADAAEHMSHDSQLDNEDNITSRLGVETHHLTASELSVGNDLGSSDHTLDPSDHLETPCHLEVTGTLDAAAHLEVTHQLDTSHQLQVESRGHLEVPRHLEPDSHMNATDTLEGVNTLDSGDRESDPRCLETSNTLKTSEHLEPKGHLDISSHIGDETLDPSRLEATDQCSLPSMISQIDNQVTEEIASHMSPHIHDIESDVDNEITSHMRTDIHDIASEVSSQMVDPVSEDMATHMQAQIDQISANVDEVADDMVTQIDPGISAIGDEVSNQIVDHVETRISPNIDPNIVQEDRDMVDQSLDKQLEKMDSVELEPFSVTLDQKNVQYQYVMYISASTEDSNQGD
- the LOC135217418 gene encoding uncharacterized protein LOC135217418 isoform X2, with the protein product MPRKCIMCGAPQSFHLPVFPFPKSHHERAAWIAVVQQVIPDFTDPQNFDLVTGPRNGICEKHFAPDDIRKGKTSSLKKTAVPVHLSKTERFSVGEGLMLSKEVRTDITVGEDLMLSKETKSSICSEREIKNSDDTDCVVAQLGAYLTNSSCLESKERVSEHYLNDDDKSSEVCFVCGKEGKNHNLFYNLENQDTSFATSISLLTRIVGKPKREIFIVSFKICSVCINLIHEVSSIEENLKMKKQTIKDMFETTLLAYKEKIRSATDRSSPSVIQSHDVNYQASPHSSEKVSLCYKPPNQSRLSSRRQIASKEYYCSSCKESYQSLALWVQHCSKHTDNDETKIADNIKGSHRIKRKKIGVHKCDECDKTFSNRLSLREHAPAHQQGTECNICGRYLSTKARLKAHLFKMHDIGEEKNKEIECNDCKKSFSTKAGLRYHRNVIHHVGTKYVCEQCDKVFYYHVPYKSHMLYAHGEKKVICETCGEKFYTVAKLNIHINAVHRSAKSWACRECKSKFTTDTAYRHHMNVKHLKIQHTCDYCGSNYRKKSSLVTHLLKHSIFICQLCRERFSRTDDLKKHMSEVHGKEIILKGKRKHNNQTTQKRREETIINQKPEQEETVQQNEHVTSIVINDLLIAADSYNNGGLQSFTLSECEKLPEKQDYSTGEELKVEPMGIIDTTSDLQSVDAVQFDTVESLQIKASPDQIEMAPGVSLINVQILGDMEISQSDTLDLKTSMLADAAEHMSHDSQLDNEDNITSRLGVETHHLTASELSVGNDLGSSDHTLDPSDHLETPCHLEVTGTLDAAAHLEVTHQLDTSHQLQVESRGHLEVPRHLEPDSHMNATDTLEGVNTLDSGDRESDPRCLETSNTLKTSEHLEPKGHLDISSHIGDETLDPSRLEATDQCSLPSMISQIDNQVTEEIASHMSPHIHDIESDVDNEITSHMRTDIHDIASEVSSQMVDPVSEDMATHMQAQIDQISANVDEVADDMVTQIDPGISAIGDEVSNQIVDHVETRISPNIDPNIVQEDRDMVDQSLDKQLEKMDSVELEPFSVTLDQKNVQYQYVMYISASTEDSNQGD